The DNA region GCCGCCGGCTCGCGAACTGGTGGGCACGAAGTGAGAGCGCTCGCGCAGGCCAACCCAGGTTCGCCACATGAAATCGACATCGCGCGGCTTGTAGAGAAACTCGTAGATGTCCGTGCCCTTATCAGCGATGATCGTCACGCGCAGCTTCTCATTCTCCAGTGCAACGCACCGATGGCCTTCGAGGACCATCTCGGTGATGCGGCAGCCGTAGTTGCGATTGTGCCGATAGGTTTGATAGCTCATCTCGCCTCTCCACCAGGATCAGAAGATATCATGTGAAGCACACTCTCGGTAGCACGGGCCGCTCCGCGCGTTTAGAATGGTTCCATGAATGCCGGAACAAAGGCCGTGGTATTGTTGAGCGGCGGGCTCGATTCCACCACTGCGTTAGCCGTGGCTCGGTCCCAAGAATTCGAACTCTATGCCCTGTCGTTTCGCTACGGCCAGCGCCACTTAATGGAGCTTGAGAGCGCGAGCAAAGTCGCAAACGCTATGGGCGTTGAGAAACACCTGATCGTCGATTTCGATCTGCGAGCGATCGGCGGTTCCGCGCTGACTGATCAGATCGAGGTCCCTAAAGAACGCGGGGCTGAAGAGATCGCCTCGGGCATTCCTGTGACGTATGTACCAGCTCGCAACACGATCTTTCTGTCGTTCGCGCTCGCGTGGGCTGAAGTGCTCGGCGCTCAAGACATTTTTATCGGGGTGAACGCGCTCGACTACAGCGGATACCCTGATTGCCGCCCAGAGTATATTGAGGCGTTTGAAAAGATGGCGAGTCTTGCAACAAAGGCCGGAGTCGAAGGCCGTCTGCGGCTCAAGATTCACACTCCTCTAATCGCGATGACCAAAGGTGAGATCATCCAGGCTGGCTTGAAGCTCGGCGTCGATTATTCGCTGACGCACAGTTGCTACGATCCGTGCCCGCAAGGCATCTCGTGTGGCAAGTGTGATAGCTGTTTGCTTAGATTGAAAGGATTCGCCGACGCAGGAGCGCGCGACCCTTTAACTTACGCGGACCAGTGACGGTCCCGCCGGCTTACCTTCCTTCCTGCGCGGGTTTCTCACCCCAGATCCACTGCGAAAACCACTCGTAGTTGAGCTCCATCACTGCGCGCTGTTGTTTGGGCTTGTCGATGCCATGACCGAAGCCTTTGTATACGACCATCTTCACAGGCACGCC from Acidobacteriota bacterium includes:
- the queC gene encoding 7-cyano-7-deazaguanine synthase QueC — protein: MNAGTKAVVLLSGGLDSTTALAVARSQEFELYALSFRYGQRHLMELESASKVANAMGVEKHLIVDFDLRAIGGSALTDQIEVPKERGAEEIASGIPVTYVPARNTIFLSFALAWAEVLGAQDIFIGVNALDYSGYPDCRPEYIEAFEKMASLATKAGVEGRLRLKIHTPLIAMTKGEIIQAGLKLGVDYSLTHSCYDPCPQGISCGKCDSCLLRLKGFADAGARDPLTYADQ